AACGGAGAGAACGCAGCCGGCGGCTTCGGCATTACCGGCGCGATCTGCGACGACATCTTCGATGCCGGAGCCGATGTCATCACCCTCGGCAATCATTCGTGGGATCAGCGCGAGGCACTCGTCCATATCGAGCGCGAGCCGCGCCTCATCCGGCCCGCGAACTATCCGGCAGGCACGCCCGGCCGCGGCGCAACGCTTGTCGAGGCTGCCTCAGGCGCTCGCGTCCTCGTCGTCAATGCGCTAGGCCGGGTTTTCATGGAAGCACTCGATTGTCCGTTCGAGGCCGTGGAAAAGCAGATTGCCGCTTGTCCGCTGGGCGAGGGCGCGGATGCGATCATTGTCGATATGCATGCCGAGGCGACGTCGGAAAAAATGGCGATGGGTCATTTCTGCGACGGGCGTGTTTCGCTTGTAGTGGGCACGCACAGCCATGTGCCGACGGCGGATGCACAGGTGCTTCCGGGGGGCACGGCCTATCAGACGGATGCGGGCATGTGCGGCGACTACAACTCCGTCATCGGCATGGAGAAGGACGAGCCGCTCAACCGCTTTACCACGCGTATTCCGAGCGGACGTTTTCAGCCCGCTCTCGGTCCGGCAACACTTTGCGGAGTCTTCGTGGAGACGGATGCCGGCGGGCTGGCGACACGCATAGAGCCGGTTCGCATCGGCGGACGGCTCAAGCAGGTCCTGCCGGAGGTTTGACTGCCCATGCGGATCGTCATTGCAGGAAACTATAACGAGAAACGGGCGGGCGCGAACTACTACGCGACGGTGCGGAAGCTCACCAACGGCTTCATTCGCAACGGGCATCATGTCATGCCGTTCAGTGACCGGGATGTGGCGCGCGAAGTGCATCGATG
Above is a window of Parvibaculum lavamentivorans DS-1 DNA encoding:
- a CDS encoding TIGR00282 family metallophosphoesterase; amino-acid sequence: MKLLFMGDIVGRSGRDALVAELPVLRRELALDFVVINGENAAGGFGITGAICDDIFDAGADVITLGNHSWDQREALVHIEREPRLIRPANYPAGTPGRGATLVEAASGARVLVVNALGRVFMEALDCPFEAVEKQIAACPLGEGADAIIVDMHAEATSEKMAMGHFCDGRVSLVVGTHSHVPTADAQVLPGGTAYQTDAGMCGDYNSVIGMEKDEPLNRFTTRIPSGRFQPALGPATLCGVFVETDAGGLATRIEPVRIGGRLKQVLPEV